In a genomic window of Kribbella amoyensis:
- a CDS encoding chloramphenicol phosphotransferase CPT family protein — MPIAHELTPEATNPEPGRVILLNGTSSSGKSSIAAELLTTLDGPWYHLAVDHCHRIRSRHPWTENEFLPIFQRTLLGFHRMVAGMAAAGNDVVVDHILSEDWRLTDCLEVFAGLDLYYIGIHCSLPELERREADRGDRTTGLAALQYPLVHRHGVYDLEVDSEKHDPTTCATKIRTRLTQSPPTAFPTLRKSFG; from the coding sequence ATGCCGATCGCCCACGAACTGACGCCCGAGGCAACGAACCCGGAACCCGGCCGGGTGATCCTGCTGAACGGCACGTCCAGCTCCGGCAAGTCGAGCATCGCGGCCGAACTCCTCACCACCCTCGACGGCCCGTGGTACCACCTCGCCGTCGACCACTGCCACCGCATCCGCTCCCGCCACCCGTGGACCGAGAACGAGTTCCTGCCGATCTTCCAGCGCACCCTCCTCGGCTTCCACCGCATGGTCGCCGGGATGGCAGCGGCGGGGAACGACGTCGTGGTCGACCACATCCTCAGCGAGGACTGGCGCCTGACCGACTGCCTCGAAGTCTTCGCCGGACTCGACCTGTACTACATCGGCATCCACTGCTCCCTGCCAGAGCTGGAACGCCGAGAAGCCGACCGCGGCGACCGCACCACCGGCCTCGCCGCCCTCCAGTACCCCCTGGTCCACCGCCACGGCGTCTACGACCTCGAAGTCGACTCCGAGAAGCACGACCCCACAACCTGCGCCACCAAAATCCGAACCCGCCTCACCCAATCGCCACCCACCGCCTTCCCCACCCTGAGGAAGTCGTTCGGTTAG
- a CDS encoding phytanoyl-CoA dioxygenase family protein yields MDRDELARTWHTDGFVKLPGFLSAEDLAPALGELETMFPTPDGFHDGTDPRRKRYLEDEFDGIDTFPFASPELSLLAVHPRIVELAETLIGHTDLRIYSAEAWAKYTGATSYDQELHRDYLNHTVLVPTTADEYQQVEFFVFLVDVPEDLGPPHLVSRTHTADLPMSPNFLPRSGGQGDRFVSTADNTALYDVEESGAGPAGTVIAFSTNTFHRGTGLRKPRGARYSMQLTFRAAEVDWGNRVAWAGRSHEPAWYEFVPRATVRQLELFGFPRPGP; encoded by the coding sequence GTGGATCGTGATGAGCTCGCCCGGACGTGGCATACCGATGGTTTCGTGAAGTTGCCCGGGTTCCTCTCGGCGGAGGACCTTGCACCTGCGCTGGGGGAACTGGAGACGATGTTCCCCACGCCGGATGGGTTCCACGACGGCACCGATCCACGGCGGAAGAGGTACCTCGAGGACGAGTTCGACGGGATCGACACGTTCCCGTTCGCCAGTCCGGAGTTGAGTCTGCTCGCCGTGCATCCGCGGATCGTCGAGCTGGCCGAGACGCTGATCGGGCATACGGATCTGCGGATCTACTCGGCCGAGGCCTGGGCGAAGTACACCGGTGCCACCTCGTACGACCAGGAGCTGCACCGGGACTACCTCAACCACACCGTGCTGGTACCGACGACCGCGGACGAGTACCAGCAGGTCGAGTTCTTCGTCTTCCTCGTCGACGTGCCCGAAGACCTCGGTCCGCCGCACCTCGTCTCGCGGACCCACACCGCCGACCTGCCGATGAGCCCGAACTTCCTGCCGCGGTCCGGCGGCCAGGGGGACCGGTTCGTCTCGACCGCCGACAACACCGCGTTGTACGACGTGGAGGAGTCCGGAGCCGGGCCGGCCGGGACGGTGATTGCCTTCAGCACCAACACCTTTCACCGCGGTACCGGCCTGCGCAAGCCCCGCGGTGCGCGGTACTCGATGCAGCTCACCTTCCGCGCGGCGGAAGTTGACTGGGGCAACCGGGTCGCCTGGGCCGGCCGCAGTCACGAGCCGGCCTGGTACGAGTTCGTGCCCAGGGCAACGGTGCGGCAGCTCGAGCTCTTCGGTTTTCCGCGGCCCGGCCCCTAA
- a CDS encoding DUF1707 SHOCT-like domain-containing protein, whose product MTALPEDRPPMIGNEDRDAAVQRLQDAYADGYLSHDDLEERLHQVLTVKTQGELVVALGSLPAEKAATSSTIAAAGGRIQRRGVWRVPRNLKVESAFGRVRLDLSRAIIEDPVVDLELQLGTGRATIVVPRDAVVDIEGLQTGWKDTSYRPRRGAGSGGPTIRVSGTMGFGRLKIRHARR is encoded by the coding sequence GTGACCGCCCTGCCGGAAGACCGCCCGCCGATGATCGGCAACGAGGACCGTGACGCGGCTGTGCAGCGGCTGCAGGACGCCTACGCCGACGGGTACCTCTCGCACGACGATCTCGAGGAACGCCTCCACCAGGTGCTCACCGTGAAGACGCAGGGCGAACTGGTCGTGGCATTGGGCTCGCTTCCGGCGGAGAAGGCGGCCACGTCGTCCACGATCGCGGCCGCCGGTGGGCGGATCCAGCGGCGGGGCGTTTGGCGCGTCCCGCGGAACCTCAAGGTCGAGTCGGCGTTCGGCCGGGTGCGGCTTGATCTGTCCCGGGCGATCATCGAGGACCCGGTGGTCGACCTCGAACTGCAGCTCGGGACCGGCCGGGCCACGATCGTCGTCCCCCGGGATGCGGTCGTCGACATCGAGGGTCTGCAGACCGGATGGAAGGACACGTCGTACCGCCCCCGGCGAGGCGCTGGTTCGGGCGGGCCGACGATCCGGGTCTCCGGGACGATGGGGTTCGGCCGGCTGAAGATCCGTCACGCGCGGCGCTGA
- a CDS encoding AfsR/SARP family transcriptional regulator, whose amino-acid sequence MAVIKVQLLGGFSVALDGTPVEFRGALSRSLVALLALSAGRPLTADSLINRLWDDRSPDNPRPTLHSAIARLRRVLGESAISSERGRYCLQIDPGDVDVLRMLGQFEAAGNETDSARRYELLAQGLAMWPEPLRDESAPEVPEDERTRLIERYLGAFEARVDLDLALARHDLVSAELRDLADRYPLRESLWSRLIRALAGSGRRAEALGQYDRVRRHLAEELGVDPGEELRAAFTLALTADAAEACADPMIPWQLPPRVARFGGRSEVLADLHRLLGTRPDEAGANAGVILHGPPGVGKTSLAVQWAHQAGAEFPDGCLFVDLRGYGQRSPVDPADALHDLLRSLGVPADAVPASTDARTAEFRTAVARRRILLVLDDARNADQVRPLLPGGSAFVVITSRHRLDGLAARDDFRQVSVAPLSPQESRAMLAGSLRPGVAGADRPDRWLTELAELCGHLPLALAVAAGQANRQPELGVEQLVQDLRSAPARLDLLRTGDDDAADVRVIVDRSYRALDPDCAALFRALAASGAQSVSTPCAVALGGLGDAATVRALRKLTDLHLVQEPRPGRFTFHSLLGVFAAEQALAVDGEAGVQAVLGRLLDWYLATLRAAATVIGHNLVLLPEFVAGAEPLGFASDREAHAWFELEYRDIVSAVGRAAENGHPRKAAMVGVYLWQHLTRKSALSDSFVTMRTAASAARAAGDPLLEAIAANQLATCYGRAGEYAQAVVEIEHSRALFLRLGNLRGQMMTTGNLGLALRRLGRLDEAVMHLNGALDDALEAGSFHDIGVLSNNLANAQRDLGHLDDAYASATRSVRTHRELADWDGLTFALHTCAEIALRRDQPDEARALLEEALELSEREQLPWSKVEVLVTLGHALTALTRLDDAHRSWQQALDELDRLPTSDRHATIQAEDIQKLLVSGLPIS is encoded by the coding sequence ATGGCTGTGATCAAGGTGCAGCTCCTGGGCGGTTTCTCGGTCGCGCTGGACGGCACGCCGGTCGAGTTCCGGGGCGCGTTGTCGAGGTCGCTGGTGGCGCTCCTCGCGTTGTCCGCCGGGCGTCCGCTCACCGCCGATTCGCTGATCAACCGGCTCTGGGACGACCGCTCCCCGGACAACCCCCGGCCGACCCTGCACTCGGCGATCGCACGGCTGCGCCGGGTCCTCGGTGAGAGCGCGATCAGCAGCGAGCGCGGCCGGTACTGCCTGCAGATCGATCCCGGCGACGTCGACGTGCTCCGGATGCTCGGCCAGTTCGAGGCCGCCGGCAACGAAACCGACAGCGCCCGCCGGTACGAGCTGCTCGCGCAGGGACTGGCGATGTGGCCCGAGCCGCTCCGCGACGAGTCCGCCCCGGAGGTACCGGAGGACGAGCGGACCCGGCTGATCGAACGGTACCTGGGCGCCTTCGAGGCCCGGGTGGATCTCGACCTGGCCCTGGCCCGGCACGACCTGGTCAGCGCCGAGCTCCGCGACCTGGCCGACCGGTACCCGCTCCGGGAGTCCCTGTGGTCGCGGCTGATCCGTGCCCTGGCCGGGTCCGGGCGCCGAGCCGAGGCGCTCGGGCAGTACGACCGGGTCCGGCGGCACCTGGCCGAGGAACTGGGCGTGGATCCCGGGGAGGAGCTGCGCGCAGCCTTCACGCTCGCGCTCACCGCGGACGCGGCCGAGGCGTGCGCGGATCCGATGATCCCGTGGCAGCTGCCGCCTCGCGTCGCACGGTTCGGCGGCCGGTCCGAGGTGCTGGCGGACCTGCATCGGCTGCTCGGCACGCGCCCTGACGAAGCCGGCGCGAACGCGGGCGTCATCCTGCACGGACCACCTGGCGTGGGCAAGACCTCGCTGGCCGTGCAATGGGCGCATCAGGCCGGCGCCGAGTTCCCCGACGGCTGCCTCTTCGTCGACCTTCGCGGCTACGGTCAGCGCTCGCCCGTCGACCCGGCGGACGCCCTGCACGACCTGCTCCGCTCGCTCGGCGTACCGGCCGACGCGGTGCCCGCCTCCACCGACGCCCGGACCGCCGAGTTCCGGACAGCGGTCGCCCGGCGGAGGATCCTGCTCGTTCTCGACGACGCGCGCAACGCCGACCAGGTACGCCCGCTGCTGCCGGGCGGATCCGCGTTCGTGGTCATCACCTCCCGGCATCGGCTGGACGGCCTGGCCGCTCGCGACGACTTCCGGCAGGTCTCGGTCGCTCCGCTGAGTCCGCAGGAGTCCCGGGCGATGCTGGCTGGATCGCTGCGCCCGGGCGTGGCCGGGGCAGACCGGCCGGACCGCTGGCTGACCGAGCTGGCCGAGCTCTGCGGACACCTGCCGCTGGCCCTGGCGGTCGCCGCCGGCCAGGCGAACCGGCAACCGGAGCTCGGCGTCGAGCAGCTCGTCCAGGATCTCCGCTCGGCACCGGCGCGGCTGGATCTGCTGCGGACCGGCGACGACGACGCGGCCGACGTCCGGGTGATCGTGGACCGCTCCTATCGCGCGTTGGACCCGGACTGCGCCGCGCTGTTCCGCGCCCTGGCGGCGAGCGGTGCGCAGTCCGTATCGACCCCATGTGCCGTTGCGCTGGGCGGGCTGGGCGACGCCGCGACGGTCCGGGCGCTCCGGAAGCTCACCGACCTCCATCTCGTCCAGGAGCCACGGCCCGGCCGCTTCACGTTCCACAGCTTGCTAGGGGTGTTCGCCGCCGAGCAGGCCCTCGCGGTCGACGGCGAGGCAGGGGTCCAGGCCGTCCTCGGCCGGCTCCTCGACTGGTACCTGGCGACACTGCGGGCCGCGGCCACGGTGATCGGCCACAACCTCGTCCTGCTGCCCGAGTTCGTGGCCGGTGCCGAACCGCTGGGGTTCGCCTCGGATCGTGAGGCGCATGCCTGGTTCGAGCTCGAGTACCGCGACATCGTCTCCGCCGTCGGGCGGGCCGCGGAGAACGGCCACCCCCGGAAAGCGGCGATGGTCGGTGTCTACCTGTGGCAGCACCTGACCCGGAAATCGGCCCTCTCCGACTCCTTCGTGACCATGCGGACGGCGGCGAGCGCGGCTCGCGCGGCCGGTGATCCGCTGCTGGAAGCCATCGCCGCCAATCAGCTCGCGACCTGCTACGGCCGAGCTGGGGAGTACGCCCAGGCAGTCGTCGAGATCGAGCACTCCCGTGCCCTCTTCCTGCGCTTGGGGAACCTGCGTGGTCAGATGATGACCACCGGCAACCTCGGGCTGGCGCTGCGGCGGCTGGGCCGGTTGGACGAGGCCGTGATGCACCTCAACGGCGCGCTGGACGACGCGCTGGAGGCCGGGAGCTTTCACGACATCGGGGTGCTGTCCAACAACCTGGCGAACGCGCAACGCGATCTGGGCCACCTCGACGACGCGTACGCCTCCGCCACCAGATCAGTGCGGACGCATCGCGAGCTCGCGGACTGGGACGGGCTGACCTTCGCCCTGCACACCTGCGCCGAGATCGCGCTCCGGCGCGACCAGCCCGACGAGGCCAGGGCCCTGCTCGAGGAGGCGCTCGAGCTGTCCGAGCGAGAGCAACTCCCGTGGTCCAAGGTCGAGGTCCTGGTGACGCTAGGGCATGCCCTGACCGCGTTGACCCGGCTGGACGACGCCCACCGGAGCTGGCAGCAGGCGCTGGACGAATTGGACCGGCTGCCCACCTCCGACCGACATGCGACCATCCAGGCCGAGGACATCCAGAAACTCCTGGTCTCCGGACTGCCGATCAGCTGA
- a CDS encoding glycerophosphodiester phosphodiesterase, protein MSERLVTVAHRAGNDLAGLREALDAGVDLVEADVHGYRGRLEIRHHKTLGPWFLWEQGELVRRTPVPSLADLLAAVGGDPRLMLDLKGIHPYLAGRVAAAVRGTPITVCTQHWWMLPKLADQPEAKLVYSAGSRRGLSRLRRRLKVSPVHGVCVHLRLLTPALVTELRRRADLVLTWPVDDATALDEAHRLGVTGIISKNLPLLTNLP, encoded by the coding sequence ATGTCCGAGCGCCTCGTCACCGTCGCCCACCGCGCCGGCAACGATCTGGCCGGACTCCGGGAAGCCCTCGACGCGGGCGTGGACCTCGTCGAGGCGGACGTGCACGGGTACCGCGGCCGCCTGGAGATCCGCCACCACAAGACGCTCGGCCCGTGGTTCCTGTGGGAGCAAGGCGAGCTGGTACGCCGTACCCCGGTGCCGTCCCTCGCGGATCTGCTCGCGGCGGTCGGCGGGGATCCCCGGCTGATGCTGGACCTCAAGGGCATCCACCCGTACTTGGCGGGTCGCGTGGCCGCGGCGGTCCGCGGTACGCCGATCACCGTGTGCACGCAGCACTGGTGGATGCTGCCGAAGTTGGCGGACCAGCCTGAGGCGAAGTTGGTGTACTCAGCGGGTAGCCGCCGTGGGTTGAGCCGCCTCCGCCGCAGACTCAAAGTGAGCCCGGTTCACGGTGTCTGCGTCCACCTCCGCCTACTCACCCCGGCCCTCGTCACCGAACTCCGCCGAAGAGCCGACCTCGTCCTCACCTGGCCCGTCGACGACGCCACGGCCCTGGACGAAGCCCACCGCCTGGGCGTCACCGGCATCATCAGCAAAAACCTCCCCCTCCTCACCAACCTCCCCTAA
- a CDS encoding aldo/keto reductase: MLRVPSPLAKGRLARPWGTQTQRADTDPVGRRFFAGNDEPIADAVQRVAEARGVPMAQVALAWVLANPVVAAPIVGPTKPHHLPDAVAALDLELTPDELAALEAPYTLRPPTGF; encoded by the coding sequence GTGCTGCGGGTCCCGAGCCCGCTCGCCAAGGGCCGGCTGGCGCGGCCGTGGGGGACGCAGACGCAGCGCGCCGACACGGATCCGGTGGGCCGCCGGTTCTTCGCCGGGAACGACGAGCCGATCGCGGACGCCGTCCAGCGGGTCGCGGAGGCGCGTGGTGTCCCGATGGCGCAGGTCGCGCTGGCCTGGGTCCTGGCCAACCCGGTTGTCGCCGCGCCGATCGTCGGCCCGACCAAGCCGCACCACCTACCCGACGCGGTCGCCGCCCTCGACCTCGAGCTCACCCCCGACGAGCTCGCCGCGCTCGAAGCCCCGTACACCCTGCGCCCACCGACCGGCTTCTGA
- a CDS encoding maleate cis-trans isomerase, whose amino-acid sequence MSNGGAVWQPDGWDARTRIGVLTPHADLGPESELQAMAPSGVRIHAARVPFGAMASGGAMSRTIPLAPVEAFVRPPHIDEALALLAAAPLGAIGIGFTSAGYVVGAAGERKLIERLHERGSGVPIISTCASAVEGLRELKAERIALFDPPWFDAELNRLGAEYFGSQGFEVRYHAPCGLPSRQQSINPAELYRWIRDHTPAEADAIFVGGNGFRAVGVIAALEEDLGRPVLTANQALLWTTLRAAGSHAKPAGYGALFAL is encoded by the coding sequence GTGAGCAACGGTGGGGCGGTTTGGCAGCCGGACGGGTGGGATGCGCGGACGCGGATCGGGGTGCTGACGCCGCACGCGGATCTCGGGCCCGAGTCGGAGTTGCAGGCGATGGCGCCCTCGGGGGTCCGGATCCACGCCGCGCGGGTGCCGTTCGGGGCGATGGCGAGCGGTGGCGCGATGAGCCGGACGATCCCGCTCGCCCCGGTCGAGGCGTTCGTCCGGCCGCCGCACATCGACGAGGCGCTGGCGTTGCTCGCCGCCGCCCCGCTCGGGGCGATCGGCATCGGGTTCACCAGCGCGGGGTACGTGGTCGGCGCGGCCGGTGAGCGGAAGCTGATCGAGCGCCTGCACGAACGCGGCAGCGGCGTCCCGATCATCAGTACCTGCGCGTCGGCGGTCGAGGGACTGCGTGAACTCAAGGCCGAGCGGATCGCGCTGTTCGACCCACCGTGGTTCGACGCCGAGCTGAACCGGCTGGGCGCGGAGTACTTCGGGTCGCAGGGCTTCGAGGTCCGGTACCACGCGCCGTGCGGACTGCCGAGCCGCCAGCAGAGCATCAACCCGGCCGAGCTGTACCGGTGGATCCGCGACCACACCCCCGCCGAGGCCGACGCGATCTTTGTCGGAGGCAACGGGTTCCGCGCGGTCGGTGTGATCGCCGCGCTGGAGGAGGATCTCGGCCGGCCGGTGCTGACCGCCAACCAGGCCCTGCTCTGGACCACACTCCGCGCGGCCGGCTCGCACGCGAAGCCGGCCGGCTACGGTGCGCTCTTCGCGCTCTGA
- a CDS encoding GNAT family N-acetyltransferase, with protein sequence MVELRIVPVDGDALVEDWREVHNAIIPTAPLSTDEVRERVQRNHLDVAYLGDTAVGCSTVRPPDGETDTVTVIARILPEYRRRGFGEQLYRRGLAKADELGATAVETVILATNEEGVYFAQRHGFVETERYVLDGDTIPFLTMRLSTHSWLSSTDTEHVAAIQREASRYAEGGVLHAALEVIAYALDEAREGTTDHVRVILHDDGSVSVEDNGRGTAVRFDAAGVPMVKPIMATKDLRFFEVADSPVLPDGRRRSGMSVVCALSEWVEHTNRRTEGSWTQRYEHGLPRGPLTKVDASGSTGTTIRFRPDPAVHGTEQPTLEALAEACSGFDATTPIDFLRD encoded by the coding sequence GTGGTGGAGCTGAGGATCGTGCCGGTGGACGGGGACGCGTTGGTCGAGGACTGGCGGGAGGTGCACAACGCGATCATCCCGACGGCGCCCTTGTCGACCGACGAGGTTCGCGAGCGGGTCCAGCGGAACCACCTCGACGTTGCCTACCTCGGTGACACGGCGGTCGGTTGCTCGACCGTGCGGCCGCCGGACGGGGAGACGGACACGGTGACCGTGATCGCGCGCATCCTGCCCGAGTACCGGCGTCGCGGGTTCGGGGAGCAGTTGTACCGGCGGGGGCTGGCGAAGGCGGACGAACTGGGCGCCACCGCGGTCGAGACCGTCATCCTCGCGACGAACGAGGAGGGCGTGTACTTCGCGCAACGGCACGGCTTCGTGGAGACCGAGCGGTATGTGCTGGACGGTGACACGATCCCGTTCCTGACGATGCGGTTGAGTACGCACAGTTGGTTGTCGAGCACGGACACCGAGCACGTCGCCGCGATCCAGCGCGAGGCGAGCCGGTACGCGGAGGGCGGGGTGCTGCATGCCGCGCTGGAGGTGATCGCGTACGCCCTGGACGAGGCGCGCGAGGGGACGACGGACCACGTGCGGGTGATCCTGCACGACGACGGCTCCGTCTCGGTCGAGGACAACGGCCGCGGGACCGCGGTGCGCTTCGACGCGGCCGGTGTGCCGATGGTCAAGCCGATCATGGCGACCAAGGACCTGCGCTTCTTCGAGGTCGCCGACTCACCCGTACTCCCGGACGGCCGGCGCCGCTCGGGGATGTCGGTGGTGTGCGCGCTGAGCGAATGGGTCGAGCACACCAACCGCCGGACCGAGGGCAGCTGGACCCAACGGTACGAACACGGCCTGCCGCGGGGTCCGCTCACCAAGGTCGACGCGTCGGGAAGCACCGGGACCACGATCCGCTTCCGCCCCGACCCGGCCGTCCACGGCACCGAGCAGCCGACCCTGGAAGCCCTCGCCGAAGCCTGCTCCGGCTTCGACGCAACCACCCCGATCGACTTCCTCCGCGACTGA
- a CDS encoding lysylphosphatidylglycerol synthase domain-containing protein yields MSGIRRAATTALRWGQALFHNRLFRVAALVVAVLVSAWNVDRVPHLTLLPAVVGLLPFVIGKYVACPLRWHALSASGQTRRWHLRAYAESEILGLITPWHAGADLWRVHRLETTGVRRAPAVAEVALDRFVGAVGMIVAVVVSGVALPPIVMGVALVGAAVVLAVAVLVNRRKPGFKDRWPWPSWKVFAGGVALSVVYQLTIVCLLVGAIHAVGDSVSALQLLGVFGASQVAGALPGVHGATPREGALVAGLAAIGVPWTAALGAVALTALLTWVPALLLGGGGLLLRWRTSRRPATA; encoded by the coding sequence GTGAGCGGAATCCGCCGCGCCGCGACCACCGCTCTCCGCTGGGGCCAGGCGCTCTTCCACAACCGGCTGTTCCGGGTCGCCGCGCTGGTCGTGGCCGTGCTGGTCTCGGCGTGGAACGTCGATCGCGTTCCGCACCTGACCCTGTTGCCCGCCGTGGTCGGCCTCCTCCCGTTCGTGATCGGCAAGTACGTCGCGTGTCCGCTGCGCTGGCACGCGTTGTCGGCGAGCGGACAGACCCGGCGCTGGCATCTGCGCGCGTACGCGGAGAGCGAGATCCTGGGGTTGATCACGCCGTGGCACGCGGGTGCGGACCTCTGGCGGGTGCACCGCCTCGAGACCACCGGAGTACGCCGGGCGCCCGCGGTCGCCGAGGTCGCGCTGGACCGGTTCGTCGGCGCGGTCGGCATGATCGTCGCCGTGGTCGTGTCCGGCGTCGCGCTGCCGCCGATCGTGATGGGTGTCGCCCTGGTCGGTGCCGCGGTGGTGCTCGCCGTCGCGGTGCTGGTGAACCGGCGCAAACCCGGCTTCAAGGACCGCTGGCCGTGGCCGTCGTGGAAGGTGTTCGCCGGTGGGGTCGCGTTGTCGGTGGTCTACCAGCTGACCATCGTCTGCCTGCTCGTCGGCGCGATCCACGCGGTCGGTGACTCGGTGTCGGCGCTGCAGCTGCTGGGTGTCTTCGGCGCGAGCCAGGTGGCCGGCGCGCTCCCGGGCGTCCACGGTGCGACCCCGCGGGAGGGTGCGCTCGTCGCGGGGCTCGCGGCGATCGGCGTGCCGTGGACGGCGGCGCTGGGCGCTGTGGCGTTGACGGCGCTGCTGACGTGGGTCCCGGCGTTGCTGCTCGGCGGCGGTGGACTGCTGCTGCGCTGGCGAACGTCGAGACGACCAGCCACGGCCTGA
- a CDS encoding aminoglycoside phosphotransferase family protein: MHADEVDIDAELVQRLVAGQFREWAGLTVTEIPSSGTVNAMYRLGDSLTVRLPRVPGGVDDIGKEATWLPRLAPLLPVEIPVPVALGEPADEYPWRWSVNRWIDGDLPVAGTTSTTLGTELGELVREFRKITLPDAPAAYRGGPLSEQDAGTRSALRQLVGWIDVEAAMAGWDAGLAAAPATGSVWLHADLMPSNLLVQGDRLLAVLDFATAGTGDPACDLIPAWNLLTGPARTAFRAAVDVDEDTWIRGRARALSMALIQLPYYRETNPGIAANAQYVIDQVVADVTGAPA, translated from the coding sequence ATGCACGCGGACGAGGTGGACATCGACGCGGAACTGGTCCAGCGCCTGGTGGCGGGTCAGTTCCGCGAGTGGGCCGGGCTGACGGTGACCGAGATCCCGTCCAGCGGGACCGTGAACGCGATGTACCGGCTCGGTGACTCGCTGACCGTCCGGCTGCCGCGGGTCCCGGGTGGAGTGGACGACATCGGCAAGGAGGCCACCTGGCTGCCGCGGTTGGCGCCGCTGCTGCCGGTCGAGATCCCGGTCCCGGTCGCGCTGGGGGAGCCGGCCGACGAGTACCCGTGGCGATGGTCGGTGAACCGCTGGATCGACGGCGACCTCCCGGTGGCCGGGACGACCTCGACGACCCTCGGGACCGAGCTGGGCGAGTTGGTCCGGGAGTTCCGCAAGATCACGCTGCCGGACGCGCCTGCGGCGTACCGGGGTGGGCCGTTGAGCGAGCAGGACGCAGGGACGCGGTCGGCGCTGCGGCAGTTGGTGGGCTGGATCGACGTCGAGGCGGCGATGGCCGGCTGGGATGCTGGGCTCGCGGCCGCGCCGGCGACGGGGTCGGTCTGGCTCCACGCCGACCTGATGCCGTCGAACCTGCTCGTCCAGGGGGACCGGCTGCTTGCCGTGCTCGACTTCGCGACGGCGGGGACCGGTGATCCCGCCTGCGACCTGATCCCGGCGTGGAACCTGCTGACCGGGCCCGCCCGGACAGCGTTCCGCGCGGCCGTCGACGTCGACGAGGACACCTGGATCCGCGGCCGGGCGAGGGCGCTGTCGATGGCGCTGATCCAGCTGCCGTACTACCGCGAGACGAACCCGGGCATCGCCGCGAACGCGCAGTACGTGATCGACCAGGTGGTCGCCGACGTCACCGGCGCCCCGGCCTGA
- a CDS encoding phosphatase PAP2 family protein, whose amino-acid sequence MSATHRDPARRILFEAALIATAVLLYFLVRGLIEERVATAYENAESVVRFEQRTGFFVEPHLQQYVTDHPSLVVFANWMYIYGHWPVVVITLAWLLTRHRTEYRRFRNAMLISGAIGLVIFALFPVAPPRFLPGLGFVDTVTEQSSSYRVLQAPGMTNQYAAVPSLHFGWNLLMGIAWATVATHPLARAFGWIMPPAMFAAIVLTANHYIVDGLLGGSIALFGLWLGTRIDRRNPGLRPGRR is encoded by the coding sequence GTGAGTGCTACACACCGTGACCCCGCACGCAGGATTCTCTTCGAAGCCGCCCTGATCGCGACCGCGGTCCTGCTGTACTTCCTGGTCCGCGGTCTGATCGAAGAGCGCGTCGCGACGGCCTACGAGAACGCGGAGTCCGTGGTCCGCTTCGAGCAGCGGACCGGCTTCTTCGTGGAACCCCACCTGCAGCAGTATGTGACCGACCACCCGTCCCTCGTGGTGTTCGCGAACTGGATGTACATCTACGGCCACTGGCCCGTCGTCGTGATCACGCTGGCCTGGTTGCTCACCCGGCACCGGACCGAGTACCGGCGGTTCCGCAACGCGATGCTCATCTCGGGGGCGATCGGCCTGGTGATCTTCGCGCTCTTCCCGGTCGCACCGCCGCGCTTCCTGCCCGGCCTTGGGTTCGTCGACACCGTGACCGAGCAGTCCTCGTCGTACCGGGTCCTGCAGGCGCCCGGGATGACGAACCAGTACGCCGCGGTGCCGAGTCTGCATTTCGGCTGGAACCTGCTGATGGGGATCGCCTGGGCGACGGTGGCGACGCATCCGCTGGCTCGCGCGTTCGGCTGGATCATGCCGCCGGCGATGTTCGCGGCGATCGTGCTGACCGCGAACCACTACATCGTCGACGGCCTGCTCGGTGGGTCGATCGCGCTGTTCGGGCTCTGGCTCGGGACCCGGATCGACCGCCGGAACCCGGGTCTCAGGCCGGGGCGCCGGTGA